The Scatophagus argus isolate fScaArg1 chromosome 20, fScaArg1.pri, whole genome shotgun sequence genome window below encodes:
- the LOC124051203 gene encoding L antigen family member 3-like, protein MAATDGETNHGAGKLEFSLDVPFPSSREAVIALRSLSPDREPRKGGISKQLTVSGSTLSVRWSADEARILRVSVNSFLDHLSLVLETMDMFGPAVSH, encoded by the exons ATGGCGGCGACAGACGGAGAAACAAACCACGGAGCTGGTAAACTGGAGTT TTCTCTGGATGTCCCCTTCCCGTCGTCCCGCGAGGCCGTCATCGCGCTGCGCTCCCTGTCGCCGGACCGCGAGCCGAGGAAAGGCGGCATCAGCAAACAGCTCACAGTGTCGGGCAGCACGCTGTCTGT gaggTGGAGCGCGGATGAAGCCCGGATCCTCAGGGTGTCCGTGAACTCGTTTCTGGATCATCTGTCGCTCGTCCTGGAGACCATGGACATGTTTGGA